The genome window TTCAGGATGTTATTAAACCCAATTGTAGTCGATGTTTTGGCTGGATGAAAAATATTTTTCGACTTTCATATCCGGTTTTTGTCAATAACATTTTTTGGTTTGGTGTAAGACAGGGGTAGATTTGTTGTCATGAAATTGCTGCCACTTAGCAGGTGATTGTCAGTGAGTAACTATTTTCCTGAAACGAATAGCTAATAACCAACAACAACTAATGATTTATAATAATTTTTTGATAAAAATTTCCAAAGTCTGATAAAACGTGAAATATATACGCTCCATTTGGCAGATTACTTATATCCATGTGATCTGTAAGCTTACCTGTCATTGTTATTTCTCCTTTAATTGTTGCTATTTCGAAACGGCCATTGATAGGTTTGTCGATAGATAAGTTTAATATATCACTTACCGGAATAGGGAATAGTGTGATGCCATTAAGTTGGTTATATGTATCAATTCCGGTTATGCCTGAGAACAGCCATAGGTCATTTTCCCAACCCGCTCCGTTATTTCCCAAACCTATCCATCCATTAGTGCCATCAGATGCACATACAGTTGAATTTCTTGCCCCACCCGGAAAATCTGCTACAGCCGTCCATGTATTTGCTGAAGGGTTGTATTTAAAAACATCTTTATAATTTACCATAGAAATGGATAGACCTGTTCCGACGTATCCCATATTGTTTATGCCCAATCCAAATGGAGATACACGGGGTGCACCTGGGAAGTCTGCAATTTTCAACCAATTGTCATTCTTGAAATCATATTTCCAAAAGCTGGAATAGGAGGTTGAGTTGTCAGCGCCACATCCAGCATAAACGGTGTCATTTAAATCAAAAGTCACCATTCTCCAACGGGATCCACCCGCATAATTATTTTTCTTTATCCATTTATTTGTAGTGTCATTATACATCCAAATATCTTGTTGCGGTGTAAAGGATGAATTTACTCCCATCCCGACGAATCCTTTATTGTGCGATGAAAAATGAATTGTGCCTCCGCGAACACCGCCGTCAAAATCGGCAACTATGGTCCATTTGTCTGTTGGCGGGTCGTAGCAATAGAAATCTTTTAAGGGAGAAAAAGATTGGTCAAAGCCACAACCAACGTAAATTTTGCCGTTGATAGTAAAAAAGGCGGGCGCAAATCTGGCTACACCCGGAAAACTTTTTTTAGGAGACCAGGAATTTAACGAAACATCATATTCATACCAGTCGTTGTAGAAAGTATTGTTGCCTCCGAGTCCTGTATAAATTTTCTTTTTAAGAAGGCACATAACACCCGCTTCTCTTGCTATACCGCTAAAATCAGTCTTCTTCGTCCAGGTTTGGGCGTTGGATAAAATGACCGGAAGTATCAGTATAAATGTTATAACTTTCATTTTTATTTTCATTTTCATGGTTTGTAAAGTTTATAGGTTATAAAAAAACATAAACATTTGTCAGGATGATAGACATCCTTTCATCAGCATTGCCGCAGCTAAAAGTATTTTGGCCCACAACACTTCGGGGTTATTTGTGCTATGTAAAAATCTTTTTAAAGAAATTGAGACACAGAGTTTCTTTAATTGAGATTGTTTTGCAGCAGTATTTATAGTCATTGGATTTTTTATCTAATAGTAAAAGTAAATTAATACCAGATTAATCGAGCTTTACAATTTCTTAAAAAGCCTGAATAAAACCTTAATACCGCCATACACGTCTTAATTTTTCATAGATTTAAAATTATGAAGCATATTCTTACGAAACATTCAAATGTAATTCTTTTGATTGTTATGATTGGCCTTATTGCCTTGCAAATGTTCTGGCTTATAACATCTTTCAAGGTGTACGTTAAAACATTTGAACAAACGGCTGTAAATAGTGTGAAGGATGCAGGAAGGGAATACACTTATTTTTTAGCTGATGATTTTATTCAGAAGATCGATTCCGTGTTGTCGAGAAAACCGGGTGGAATAAAAAATAAATGCAATGTGGACGAAATTTATTCTATGGAAGGCAGGCGGAGAATTTTTGGCGCATTTAACCATGAGGATAGTATTTATTTTACGTTGCTAAGTAGGAATATTTCAAAAATTGATACGGTCAGGTTAATAAATTTATTGAATGAAGTAGTTCTTAAAAATGGCATTGATTCTCAATTCACGATAAATCTAATGGATTACAATGGGACAGAAAAGGCAAAAGACGGCAACTACTATCAGGCTATAATAGCAATACCCGGGCTTGTTGATAAGTATTACCTTTTGCAGGTTAATTTTACAGAAATGGATACTCTTATCCTGAAAAAGACACTTCCATTATTTTCACTTATAATATTATTTACCGGTTTATTGTTCTTCATTTATTACCGAACATTGGGGATATTTAAAAAGCAGAAGACCGATCTTGAATCAAAGAATCATTTTATTAATAACATGACGCATGAACTAAAAACACCTATATCTGCAATCCAGCTGGCTGCAGATAGCTTATTGATTTCAAATGATTTCTCTGCTTCTAATGTAAAAAAATATCTGTCCATCGTTTATTCTCAGGGAAGTAAACTTAATACCTTGGTGCAAAAAGTTTTAGATACTGCAAGAGCTGAAAGAAATGAGTTTGAGCTAACTCTTGAGTCAATTTCTATTAATGAAATTATCCGGCAATCAATTGAGAAATTGAAAGTTAAAATTGAATCTGCAAACGCTAATTTAAAATTTGCTACTGATAGTAAGGGCGCTACAGTACTTGTGGATGCGTTTTATATGGAAAGTGTTTTTGTTAATCTTATAGACAACTCAATTAAATATTCCGGAAATAAACCGGATATAGAAATACAGAGCATAGAGCAAGATGGAATGGCTGTTGTTACAATTAAGGACAAAGGAATTGGAATATCAAAGGAAAATCAAAAAAAAGTTTTCCGGAAATTTTTCCGTGTTGAAGGAACTGACACACATAATATTAAAGGACATGGCTTAGGATTGACACTTGTAAAGGAAATAGTACAGTTACATAATGGAAATATTAAGCTCAGAAGCAAATTGAATTATGGAACATCAGTTGAACTAAAAATACCGTTATTAGATGAATACGATTCTTCTGGTAGAGGACGATGAGATTATTGGTCCTTTATTGCGTGACTATCTTGGAATGAATGATTTTGAAGTCAGCCTTGCTGTAAATGGAAAGGCCGGATTAGCTGCTTATAAATCCGGCATCTTTGACCTCTGCATTTTGGATGTAATGATGCCTGAAATGAACGGCTTTGATCTTGCAATTGATATATCAAAAATAAATCCGGATCAGAGATTTATTTTTTTAACTTCAAAAAATTTGCGCGAAGATGTTCTCAAAGGGTACTCATTGGGTGCTTTTGATTATATTTTAAAGCCATTTGATTCAGAAATACTGGTCATTAAAATTAAAAACCTGTTAAAGAAAACCGCAAAAGCTGAAAGGAATAACAAAATCGGGAAATATTTGTTTCTTTTTAGTGAGCGAAAACTGATCTACGACCACAAAACAATTAAGTTAAGCCAAAGGGAAGCTGATTTGCTGAATTTGTTTTACGAAAACGCAGGTAGTGTAATTAATCGTGATGTGGCGCTTAATTGTATTTGGAAGAGCGATAATTATTATAACATAAATACCATGGATGTTTACATTAGTCGGTTACGAAAGTATCTTGCTGAAGACAAAAATATTTTAATAGAAAATATTCATGGCAAAGGATTCAAACTATCAGTAAATAATAAATAAAAGGTGTACTTGCAGAAATTATAAGAGTGTAAGTCCTGAAAAAAGGCAACTGATAGCTTAGGGTGCAGTAAGGTTAACATTCACACTACACCCGTTCTTGTCTTTAATATTTATGTTGTAAGCGCCGGGGCAAAGCTGATTTTTGATCTGTTAACATTACCATCCGCCAGGAGTAGGAGTAGGGGCTTGTTCTGCCGCTGGCAGTTATCATTAACCATTCTTTGCATCCGCATCCGTTGCAGTTTGCCGTACCTTTTGTTAATTGCCCGATTAATGGAGGTGGTGGAATTATTGTTGCCGTTGATGTTGACGTACAACCTTTACTGCCCATTACAGTTACCGTATAATTACCGGCACTCAAACCTGAAACCGTTGAACCTGAAACGCCTCCATTCCAGCTATAAGTATAAGGTGGCACTGCCATTGTTAACTGATGCGGTTGCTGAGCCTGTCGAAGCACCGCTACAGGTTATATTGGTTTCAGCGATGGTTATACTTGCCGCCGGGGTTAACAGTTACCACAGCTGTTGATGTTGAACTATTTCCACCTGTATCTTTTATTGTAAGGGTGTAAGTGGTGGTTGTTGCCAGACACGGATTTATGTTTTGTGAGGCTTGCCCAGGCCGCTGATGGTTTTTTTGAAGTCAAATCATCCTGGGCGTAGACCATGAATGGCCAGGTATACATACTTACATTGGTAGAAGCCGTTGCATCAAATACCGCAGGAGTATTCGTACAAAGTGTTGATACATTTGACAGATTTGTAGTTACAGACGCAGTGATCGGCTTATCCACTTTAATATTGATAGCCAATGATCCGACACAACCTGCCATGGTACCTGAAACGTTATAACTGATATTATTACTGGAGTTGCGATAACAGTAGCTCCTGAAGTCGTATTCAGATTTATCGAAGATGAGTCCAAGTGTATGATCCTACAGCTCAAGGGTTGAATAGTCGATTCCAATAGTCCGTTATATTTTTAAGCTGCCATTCTGCCTATTTCCAGGTAATCCAGATACAGGGTTTTTATTTTTTTGCAATTCAGGTTTACTTCCAAATTTGAAAAAAATAAATCAGTAATTAATTGGTTGTGATACAGGTGTTTAATGTCTTGAATTGAAAAACTTTTTCTTTCCTTCTCTGGTATGTATCTGTGAACAAACTGTTTTGGAAAACATTAGGAAAGTAAAAGAAATAATAAATTTCATTAATATTGTCTAATTCGGCTACAGCAATTACCTCATTATTCTATCCTGCAAATGGATATATGTAGAATGAAAAGTAGTTTTATTATTTATAATACTTTACAACTTCGGTTCCACTCCCAAATTATAAAACACAAAGCTCCATATATCCGCCTGCTCTTCAATGAGTTTGGATGTTGGCTTACCTGCGCCATGGCCGGCATTTTGCAGGAACCACGCGGTCATCATGATCGCCGGTAAGTATCATCGTTGCAGGGTATTCAGACGTTTTCACATTGTGAAGCGGGGAGTATTTAATTAAACAATCGAATTCATCCTTCTTTTCGCTTGTACCATAATCACTTGCCCAGGCCCAGCCAATGGTAAATTTGTGATAGCGTAACATATCGAGTACGCCAACACCCGGCAGCGCAACCTTTGCCAGATCGGGACGTTGAGTCATTGTGGCGCCAACCAAGAGTCCTCCATTGGAGCGACCGTGGATGGCCAGCCTGGTGTTTGTGGTGTATTTTTCTTTCACTAAATAATCAGCCGCGGCAATAAAATCATCAAACACATTCTGTTTGCTGCATTTGGTGCCTGCTTTATGCCATTCTTCTCCGTACTCACCACCGCCACGCAGGTTAGCAACAGCATAAATGCCGCCCTGCTCCATGAAAATAATATTGCTTGTGCTGAAACGGGGTGTATTGCTGATGTTGAATCCTCCGTAACCATAGAGGAAGCAAGGGTTGTTGCCATCAAGTACCAAACCTTTTTTGGAAGTGATGAACATTGGTATTTTGGTTCCATCCTTGCTTGGATAGAAAACCATTTTGGTTTCATAGTCACCCGATTTAAAATCAATTTGAGGTTTGAAATAAACCGATGATTGATTGGTGGCAAGGTTATATTTATAAATGGTGGTAGGATTTGTATAGGTAACAAAAGAGTAAAACATCACGCTGTCCTTCTTTTTAGCGTTGATCTCATCAACCATGCAAAGGCCGTCCAGTTT of Bacteroidota bacterium contains these proteins:
- a CDS encoding HAMP domain-containing histidine kinase — encoded protein: MKDAGREYTYFLADDFIQKIDSVLSRKPGGIKNKCNVDEIYSMEGRRRIFGAFNHEDSIYFTLLSRNISKIDTVRLINLLNEVVLKNGIDSQFTINLMDYNGTEKAKDGNYYQAIIAIPGLVDKYYLLQVNFTEMDTLILKKTLPLFSLIILFTGLLFFIYYRTLGIFKKQKTDLESKNHFINNMTHELKTPISAIQLAADSLLISNDFSASNVKKYLSIVYSQGSKLNTLVQKVLDTARAERNEFELTLESISINEIIRQSIEKLKVKIESANANLKFATDSKGATVLVDAFYMESVFVNLIDNSIKYSGNKPDIEIQSIEQDGMAVVTIKDKGIGISKENQKKVFRKFFRVEGTDTHNIKGHGLGLTLVKEIVQLHNGNIKLRSKLNYGTSVELKIPLLDEYDSSGRGR
- a CDS encoding response regulator transcription factor: MNTILLVEDDEIIGPLLRDYLGMNDFEVSLAVNGKAGLAAYKSGIFDLCILDVMMPEMNGFDLAIDISKINPDQRFIFLTSKNLREDVLKGYSLGAFDYILKPFDSEILVIKIKNLLKKTAKAERNNKIGKYLFLFSERKLIYDHKTIKLSQREADLLNLFYENAGSVINRDVALNCIWKSDNYYNINTMDVYISRLRKYLAEDKNILIENIHGKGFKLSVNNK
- a CDS encoding PKD domain-containing protein translates to MAVPPYTYSWNGGVSGSTVSGLSAGNYTVTVMGSKGCTSTSTATIIPPPPLIGQLTKGTANCNGCGCKEWLMITASGRTSPYSYSWRMVMLTDQKSALPRRLQHKY